The region acaactcaCAATCAAcatatcaatatactactttttcaatcTACATTTTATCTCTCcagcgtttttctctctcgttcttcgttgttcctcaagtttgagagttgcgaatcccgaggctctaggggcgagcaaatcgacctacggtagcccatagccgccgcactccctgatggGGTCCCTCTTGGGTGTGCGGGGTTTTGGgtctcaaaagcacccgccgactgtcttgcgtatcgcgctgtcggtcgggtctcctccgacgtgagctgcggtgcatcacccccggtgtcgagggtacacgtgacgtgttcgtgtgtcaacagaaGCTGCATTATTGTGCTATGGCATAGCGCGTAGAGTTTCTTTTGGTCACCCTAGTCTGTCCTTGGTGCTGGCCTGCCTTGCGTTGACTTGTTTTGGGCTCCTGAAACTTTGGCTGATTTCAGTCTGTAATAGGGGTAGTTTATTTTGGTGCTGCTAGGTTTTCACCCTATAGCATTCGTTTCAATGACGGGCGAATGTGGTGGGTTTTCTAGCAGTGCGTTGAACTCGCTTTCCCTCCTTTTCCCGTTTCCTGAAATCTCTATAAGACTATTGTATTTCCGTTCTATGCAATGGAAAGGGGGTTAGCCTGGTTCAAAAAAAATCCGGGCCACCAATATAGACATCCATCCAAACATCATCTAAAAAACACAACATAAGAATCAAATAGAAGTAGTATTCCTAGTTAAAAAGGAATGGAATGAGCACAAGATGCAAAAGTACTATCTCTCTAGTTACTAAGCTCCTTTGAATTCCTTGCCTCTGGTTGCTCAGGGTTGAGGTGGGCGTTGTTGGGCCAAGTTGTAGTGTGTGTTCGTTGCTTACGTGTTATGTATAACAATTTATTATTGTTCTGTCTCTCAACTACGAAGTATATATATTACACTCCTTTCGCTTCTTTTACTTTGCATATAaattttgtcttaagtcaaactcactataagtttgaccaagtttaaaaaaaatagcattcacaatatgaaatcaatattactaGATCTACTCACTCCGTTCCAAAATTATAAGGTGTGTCAGTTTTTGAATAGTCAAACATGTGCATGTTTGACTAAGTttttagaaaaaatatatcaatatctaCAGTACCAACTTTGTATCATTAGATCCATCACGAAAAGTATTTTCATATTTACTTATTAATTTATTTATATTGTATATGTCAATATTTCATTTTATAATCATTGTCAAACGCACACAAGTTCTACTAGCATGAAAATGGATACACCTTATATTCTGAAACGGAGGGGCTATCATGGAACATATTTTCATACTATaattatttggtattgtagatgttggtATTTTTAAATGTAAACTTGGTAAAATTTTGCAAAGTTTGTTGAGACAAACCTAAACCTAATTCGCAGAGTAAAAAGAACCATCTTAGTTCTTGTATTGGACCCATCTTAGCACAAATGATTCGGTGCGCATCCAAACTGACAAATTGGTACCTAGCGAATCCCAAATCTAATTCGGGCCACCAGAATCATTGGCAATACTATGCCTGGGTGTCACTCCTTCTTGCTTGGATGGGAAAAGTTTTATACTGTTTTGCCTTGGGGGCTGTCACTTGGGCGATCTGGTTACTCGCGTAATCGTGTGACCCTTGTGAAAAAGTTGATTAAAACTCCATTTGAGATTGTGTTTACGGCTTGTTCTCTTCTTCTTTATTGGGCAGGTCTGCAAAAAGGAGACGATGTGAAGAAACTTCGCGCTGGAGCAGAGATGATCAGCGTCGGAACAATGGCGTTGATGAGGATCTGTGATGCGTCTTCGAAGATTGGAGGACAGTAAGAAGCTGCGTTACTATGTTGTGGCGTAGCGCGTAGAGTTTATTTTGGTCACCCTATTCTGTCCTTGGTGCTGGCCTGCCTTGCGTTGACTTGTTTTGCGTTCCTGAAACTTTGGCTGATTTCAGTCTGTAATAGGGGTAGTTTATTTTGGTGCTGCTAGGTTTTTACCCCATAGCATTCGTTTCGATGACGGGCGAATGCGGTGTGTTTTCTAGCAGTGCGTTGAACTCGCTTTCCCTTCTTTTCCCGTTTCCTGAATTCTCTGTAAGACTGTTGTATTTCCGTTCTATGAAATGGAAAGGGGGTTAGCCTGGTTCAAAAAAAAAATCGGGCCACCAATATAGACATCCATCCAAACATCATCTAAAAAAACAAAACATAAAAATCAAATAGAAGTAGTACTCCGAGTTAAAAAGGAATGGAATAAGCACAAGATGCAAACGTACTATCTCTCTAGTTACTAAGCTCCCTTGAATTCCTTGCCTCTGGTTGCTCAGGGTTGAGGTGGGCGTTCTTGGGCCAAGTTGTAGTGTTTGTTCGTTGCTTACGTGTTATGTATAACAATTTACTATTGTTCTATCTCTCAACtacaaagtatatatatatattatactcCTTTCGCTTCTTTTACTTTGCATATAAAatttgtcttaagtcaaacttaCTGTAAGTTAGACCAAGTTTTCAAAGAAAGAAAATATGAAATCAATATCACTACATCTACTCGCTCCGTTCCAAAATTATAAGGTGTATCATTTTTTGAATAGTCAAACATGTGCATGTTTGACTaagtttttaaaagaaaaaaaatcaataccTACGGTACCAACTTTGTATCATTAGATCCATCACGAAAAGTATTTTCATATTTACTTATTAATTTATTTATATTGTATATGTCAATATTTTATtttataatcttggtcaaacacaCACAAGTTCATGAAAATCGATACACCTTATATTGTGAAACGGAGGGGGTATCATGGAACATATTTTCATACTATaattatttggtattgtagatgttggtATTTTTAAATGTAAACTTGGTAAAATTTTACGAAGTTTGTTGAGACAAACCTAAACCTAATTCATAGAGtaaaaagacccccccccccccaagatggGCATGGTGTATAGGCTCAGGGGGTCATTTCTTCCTGTGATAAATAGTGTATTAGAATCAAATAACAAACCAATTAAAAAAATTCTTTTCATGTCCATGTTAGCGTCCAAAACATGCACGGCAATTTTCATGGGAGACGGAACAATAGTCTTTCTTCAATGAAAAAACAAAGTTGAGTAGTCGAGAAATGCAAAAACTGTGTCGTCCAACTCGTTGTGCTTTTACACACATTGAGATGTTTGGGCCTTCCACCTAAACATTTGTACATAACATTTAGACATGAATATGTGCATGGCTAATTGTTATCACATTTTTTGACATTTATATAAATATTTTTAGTGAATGGGAGCAAATGTTCCCGGGAGTCGAATTGACTATCGAAATATATACCAAACATTGAAGGCTGTGACTTTTACATTGTCCGCAAGAGGCCAATGGCAGATATCTCATCCAACTTGATTCGTCAAATTTCAGTCCGTTGTAACATATACGAACCAGCCATTAAGCTAACAATTTAACCTATAATCAACAATGATATATATGATGATTAACTGACAATTACGCATGGAGAATCAACCGGCCGTAGTAAATCATGTACAACATAAACATATCAAACTTAACTCACGACCGAAGAACGAACGCGCCAAACATATCGATTCACGGGAGGCGAAATTGAGGGAGCACCAGCGCTAATAAATCGTGCAACAGCCACCAGATCATCCTAGAACATTCCCGTAATCCCATCATTGACCGGAGGGGCAGCACCAGCAGCAGAGCAGAGAAAACGGCAACGGTAACGGACACAACAGCGCGCCCGTTCCGGCCGCACGCGAACGTTCGGAAATTTCAAATACCGGGGgagggcgaggcgaggcgaggcgtacGTACGTTACGTTACGGGCGGACCCGGACCCGGCCCCGCCCGCGGTCAACCCCCTCCGGGCTTCGGGACGGGCCCACGCGGAGATCGTTGCACAGTGCGTCCGGCCCTACATGTCATGGACGGCCAGGCCCGGTGGGTGGAGGGGCCGACGGGCGCGCGTGGGGTCTTTAAAAAAGGGGGTCGGGGCGGCACAGCGACTCCTCCCCCTCACCTTCCTTCCATTCGACTCCACTCCACTCCCCCCCTCCCACCTCACCCTCGCCTCGCCTTTTTAGAGAGAGAAACACGAGCTCCCCACAACTCCACCCCCACCCGCACCCCACCGAGGTAGTAGAGAGAGAAACCCAGCCCCAGACCTTCCCCCACCCTGCACcgagtagaggaggaggaggagatggagaggCCGGCGCCGGTGAGGAAGTCCCACACCAACACGGCGGACCTGCTGGCCTGGCCGGAGGGGGCGCAGCCGGAGCTCGCGGACGCGGCCACGCCGCCGCCCAACCGCCGCCCGCACCAGGTGACTTCACGGGACGGAGGCGGATGCCCGTCCCCTGCTTCTCCCTTTTCGAATTGCTGAGTCAGGGGTTCGATTGTTTCGTCTCCTAACTCTTTTTCCCCCTTCTCTGCGTGTGCAGCCGTCGGAGGCGATCCACAAGGTGGTGTTCGGCGGCCAGGtcacggaggaggaggcggaaagcCTCAACAAGAGGTGAGATCGGGGGCATCTGGCTAGTTGCGTGCTACTTTCTCCTGCGGGGAGGGTGCTCGGACGAACGATTTCGGGCTGTGCTTCCGTTTCGTTCACAGATTTGGGCTTCGGCGATTAGTAGATCTCTCGAGTTTTATGCCGCCTCCTTCGGGAATCGTTGGTCTCTGGGATGCTTTCCTCGATCTGCGCATCTGATGTCTAGGGAAATACGCCTGATTTGAATTTCTGTTTGGTTGGTGAGATATGTGCGCAGAGTTTTTGTGCTGTTGGATAGGCTTGTAGGGTCACATGGTCTGTGTTCTCGACTGCTCATGCAACGGTGTTTGCACCCACTACGTCATACAATTTTTGTTGATGTGCTGTTGGGctggatttttttttttttgaatttgaacTGATCACTGATGTGTTTGCACCCTGATTTGTGCATAAACATCTTAATTTACTGTGTTCTTTAGATCTTAGATAAAGAATCTTGTCACAAAGAGGCTTATTTCGCCCTGATTTACTGAATTACACGGTGCAATTCACTGAATGAGCTGTTCATTTATTTACTTAATTTTCTCCTCAGGAAACAATGCTCGGCTCCCAAGTGGAAGGAGATGACAGGAAGTGGCATATTTGCAGCTGGAGGTGAGGCTGAGGAAGATGAATCCGCCAACGCTTCTGCAACACCCGTCCGAACAGCTTCAAAGAATTATCAGGTGCTGCTTTCTGTGAAATCTTTTTTTTTTCTCTCACAGAACAGAAATATGTTGATTAATACCCTCTTTCGATCTGCCATATCGCACACTGAATTAACTGTTATGCATTGGTAGTAAGGACTATGGATTTTTATTTATTCGCATGCTGTGCTGAATGATTGAGAGGGTAGCACTTATTTAGTATCCCCCTGATTTGCTTACACATTTGATATTAGCTGCTGGTTGCTAGAATCAACCTTGTTAAATGTTCTAACCTCCAGGTCAGAAGTTGTTGGGATGAATCTTGTGGAAAGGGTCTGGCTATATATAGTTATTGATATGTGGTCACATTGGTTGGTGACCTTTCCTTGTAAATTCTAATAGAACTGGACCTTGATTCCACTATTAAACTAGGTCTTTGTTTTCAATTGCTTTGTTTGGTAGACAGTGGGATTTAGGTAGTCAGGTACTTTTAGTTTTTTACCTCCGTTCACAAGATACAGCATTGCAGCTTAGGTGTAGTTCTTCATGACATTTCTTAAAAGTAGACCAACTGTTTCCATAATTAGGAGGACTACATAATTAACTAGAGAAATACTCTTATCTTAAGTTAAAAAATATACTATAGAAATACTGTTACTGCACTCGGTTTTTTCACCGGTACTCTAAAAAACTGTAAATTCGGCGCCTCTGGTGTCATGAATTACTTGCATATGCATACTGTAGTAAGTACTAATCAGTAGTGTGGTTTGTGCGGTTACAAAACTAAGTACATTTCGCTCCATATAGACTTCGTGACAGAGCTCAGTctgattttgtcaaattatacaggcAATCAGTACCATAAGTCACATCTCCTTTGCTGAGGACGAAAGTGTCTCTCCCAAGAAGCCAACCTCCATAGCCGAGGTGGCAAAGCAGCGCGAGCTAAGTGGCACGCTCCAGAGCGAGGATGACAGCAAGCTGCAGAAGCAGGTATCCAATGCGAAATCAAAGGAGCTCAGCGGCCACGGCATCTTTTCTCCTCCGGAGGACCCCCGGCCACGCAACTCGGAGAACGGCTCGACCTCGCAGACGCCAGGGAAGAACGCACAGGTTAGCATTTCTCAACAAACACGTCTCCTCCTAATCTGGACACCGGACGGTTTCCCAGCTCTGAATGGAGTGCTTATGCTTTCAATCACTTTCGGCAGATGAGCAGCATCAAATTCGGAGAGGCCGACGACGCCGACAGCGTGGTGAAGACCGCGAAGAAGATCCCAACGAAGAAGTTCAACGACCTGACGGGCAACAACATCTTCAAGGGCGACGCCGCGGAGGCCCCCGGCACGGCGGAGAAGCAGCTGAGCGACGCCAAGCTCAAGGAGATGAGCGGCAGCAACATCTTCGCGGACGGCAAGGCGCCGGCCCGGGACTTCCTCGGCGGCATCCGCAAGCCCCCCGGCGGCGAGAGCAGCATCGCGCTGGTCTAACAGCGACGACAACCCCTGATGGACAGGACAGACATAGCCTACAACATTCttccttcaccttcaccttcaccttcaccccGTGCCGTCTCGATCTAGGAGTGATTGATTTCTAGGGAGCTTTTTTTCTTCTTCGTCGTCGTTCGTTGGTGGGACTGATCTGCGATTGAATTTCTGGTTtggttttccccttttccttttcccgGCGCCGGGTGCTTTCCCTTCCTGTTCTCGCTGTTAATTAATCCTGATGGTGTGGCTAGTGGCTGCGGCAAGCAAGCAACGTTGATGGCTCGTTCGTTCGTCGGTTCGTCGTCAGGTCGCCTCCTCCAAGTTAACAACAATTGGTGTGCATTTTGCTGCGTTTGTGGTTGGGTTGGGTTGGTTGGTCGTGGCGTACCTAAAGTAAGTGATGTTTCAGCTGCTGCGGGATCTTGGATTCTTTTTCCTTATTGCGTGCTGCGTCTCGGATGCCCTGCTGGTAGGTCCGTCCGTCGCATGGTTCGTTCGCTCCTTGCAGCAGTGCCACCTAACTTCGTCCAACTACGACTTTCTGAGCGGCGCCA is a window of Triticum dicoccoides isolate Atlit2015 ecotype Zavitan chromosome 2B, WEW_v2.0, whole genome shotgun sequence DNA encoding:
- the LOC119362922 gene encoding uncharacterized protein LOC119362922; the encoded protein is MERPAPVRKSHTNTADLLAWPEGAQPELADAATPPPNRRPHQPSEAIHKVVFGGQVTEEEAESLNKRKQCSAPKWKEMTGSGIFAAGGEAEEDESANASATPVRTASKNYQAISTISHISFAEDESVSPKKPTSIAEVAKQRELSGTLQSEDDSKLQKQVSNAKSKELSGHGIFSPPEDPRPRNSENGSTSQTPGKNAQMSSIKFGEADDADSVVKTAKKIPTKKFNDLTGNNIFKGDAAEAPGTAEKQLSDAKLKEMSGSNIFADGKAPARDFLGGIRKPPGGESSIALV